From the genome of Thermogutta terrifontis, one region includes:
- a CDS encoding HEAT repeat domain-containing protein, with the protein MKNMYHLLTIRILSAGILLAWIAAAGTIPAFGDTIILKSGGQVTGAVLSEENPGNEDAVRIQTKDNIVLSIPREEIADIIRVSPVEAEYEQLKAQTPDTVEGHFKLADWCRDHHLPEQREAHLRRIIELDPENARARALLGYQKVGNEWKTRDEIMKSMGYVLYKGRWMLPQQVQLEQEKEQQSAVQREWAQKIHRMLTRFEADPVGTEHELRSIKDPAAVKPLVLAMKDERRDAVRLLLVDVLGGIGSPEALRALAIIALEDPVEEIRLRALDFLAPTKSGEVVSYFVSRLKDKDNVIVNRAGEALKKMGDPSAIPALIDALITRHKFVIPGRRPPGAIGAGFSSSSTGQSGMTFGAGGGGDSTKIVERAIPNRGVLEALVELSGGKNFSFDVRLWKQWYAEQKRSEAAKALQ; encoded by the coding sequence ATGAAAAACATGTACCATCTCCTGACAATTCGGATATTGAGTGCTGGCATTCTCCTCGCCTGGATTGCAGCAGCTGGTACCATTCCCGCGTTTGGCGACACCATCATCCTGAAGTCGGGCGGTCAAGTGACAGGAGCGGTGCTTTCGGAAGAGAATCCTGGGAATGAGGATGCCGTCCGCATACAGACCAAGGACAACATTGTCCTAAGCATTCCCCGCGAAGAGATCGCCGATATCATTCGGGTCAGTCCAGTGGAAGCAGAATACGAACAATTAAAGGCCCAGACGCCGGATACCGTGGAAGGCCATTTCAAACTGGCCGATTGGTGTCGCGATCATCATCTCCCGGAGCAGCGTGAGGCACACCTCCGGCGAATCATCGAGTTGGACCCGGAGAACGCCCGGGCGCGGGCGCTTCTCGGTTACCAGAAGGTGGGCAACGAGTGGAAGACCCGCGACGAGATCATGAAGTCGATGGGCTATGTCCTTTACAAAGGCCGATGGATGCTCCCGCAGCAGGTACAATTGGAGCAAGAAAAGGAGCAGCAGTCGGCTGTGCAACGGGAGTGGGCCCAGAAAATCCACCGGATGTTGACCCGCTTTGAGGCTGACCCGGTGGGCACAGAACACGAACTCCGCTCCATCAAAGATCCGGCCGCCGTCAAGCCGCTGGTGCTTGCAATGAAGGATGAACGGCGGGATGCCGTCCGCCTGTTGCTGGTGGATGTTCTGGGGGGAATCGGTTCGCCAGAGGCCCTGCGGGCCCTTGCAATCATCGCCCTCGAAGACCCCGTGGAGGAAATCCGACTCCGGGCCCTCGATTTCCTGGCTCCAACCAAATCGGGGGAAGTGGTCTCCTACTTTGTGAGTCGCCTTAAGGATAAAGACAACGTGATCGTCAATCGCGCGGGGGAGGCCCTGAAAAAGATGGGTGACCCATCTGCCATCCCGGCCCTTATCGACGCCCTGATCACACGCCACAAGTTCGTCATACCGGGTAGGCGGCCCCCCGGCGCTATTGGCGCGGGATTCAGTAGTTCCAGCACGGGCCAGTCAGGCATGACGTTCGGTGCTGGGGGCGGCGGTGACAGCACAAAGATCGTCGAGCGGGCGATCCCGAATCGGGGCGTGCTTGAGGCACTTGTGGAGCTGAGCGGCGGTAAGAATTTCAGCTTTGACGTCCGTCTGTGGAAGCAATGGTACGCGGAGCAAAAACGATCGGAAGCGGCCAAGGCCCTGCAGTAA